The Papaver somniferum cultivar HN1 chromosome 6, ASM357369v1, whole genome shotgun sequence genome segment gccagtgtgttgatattagtcagaccggtatctcagtccattaggataggttcattatggcagtggccttcagacagatatgagaaacaccgttcaccttagtcaacatcaaaaccatctatgtttttctatatccatcttcttaatccatccatgtgatttgtttgattctgagtttggatgcgactatctgagtagagctctgtcactttatatgaattttagtatgcttgagtgcgaactcgtgtacaacaatttgaatttcgcatcagggtacttcctcctgtagtcaataagtatgccaatcaaggagattctttagtgctttccaaggttctgtgtagatagctagggtctggagtataaaggttttgtgggtatacctctggtaagccctccggagacaacactccgccactagagacacctaggggtttaaaggcttattgcatacgctaaatgcaatcgacgatgcctgcgacagtgagttaggattttatttcatttgatttgctcgaggactagtaaataataagtttgggggtatttgatagacgcatttatgtgtctattttgatcccaattgtatatattgttagtgctcgattttgtgcttatttggttattttatgtctttgtaggtgtttttggagaaataagcttttgcggcgaaattggctcgaggcaccccggaggacagtaCCCTagaattggctaaggagcacccaaggttatgtgtaaCCCAAATTTGTACACAACACCcagatttgtcctcagcacccatttccaataaaaatatctcTGGCAGTTTTggtaatcgtgatttggaggagtttgaggtcgattaaacctctgatttgcataggatagactccttatgggtctaggaatatgatatgggtgttgaaatcgattagactgggctcaatcgacgaatttttatcacaacaacaatatatggaaagtcacgtgtgtgacctgttttagggaattttagagagattaaagtgctatgaaccttcccaaagatttgtatctatctaaggaagagtttagaataaaaaggaaagctcagaaacgcgtagaaattctaaaacaagaaattgccgcaactttgccgtgaagagaggggaagagattttggaagatttgggagagacttaatcggtatttttgatataaatagattgtttgggtcatatagaagggttgtctggagtttggggacctgaggagggccagagaagaagaaatcagagttttatcaaactctgtttctgctgctgcacagctcaagaacacgaagaacattgacgcaaggaaagcagtcgcagaacagtgtcgttgttcaacagcagaagagcagtaacgtttatatacaacagttaatcattgttcctctttgtaccagagatctgtaacacttttacgctgttgcaaatcagctgttttacacctttcactcttttgatcaacttttgagcaacaaacatgtattttgagcaagtgattaatatgaggagctaaaccccaacactgggatgacggagaaagccatatttcatgcgtgtggtaattatatttaattctttttatgactttttgcattaatttaatcgttttatgatttttcttaattagttgtgaagtcgtatgatgatgtatgcttggtctaagtgcttttgatgcatcatgctagtgatttacaattaatctttttaaaatctaccctggcaaagaattagagtcaataaacaagagatataattgtctaagaattgatttttgaaccacatgatatgaggtttggtggaatcctgagtttcagtaatctctcgatattgtgacaaactttgtgtatatattttctttatttttattgttttctatttttaaatctgaaatcagtctcaacatgtccgagaaacgaacactttacttaccactacaaaattacatcaccCATGCCGGGCTTAGTGCGCAAAGAAGCACGAGATAGGATGATTATCAATCCATGCCGGGCTTATTGCGTCCATGttcgttgttgttttttttttataagtcaaacCATGACGGTTTTTCGCCTTTGTTGAGTTGTGGTTGCGAGAACCATGCTGCTGCCTACTGGAGACCATTTAGATATTCCAAATTGACAACATGGTCTCATCAATTACAGATTGGGCATCAGTCACTTGGACTACTACTAAAAATTCCATATTGTTGCTTTTGGGAAACGCTTGAGAATTGAAATCAGCCTAGTTGATTTTATTCTGTTCTCTTTAGATGTCATCTCCTCCCACTTTTAGAATTTTGAGCTACTCTTTAGTCTCTTTACTACTTGACTGTACTTTCACTGTTCATCTATCTGTGGGAGTTTACAAGGGAAAGACAACGGCAGATAAAACTACCTTAAACCAGTAAAACTATGGATTATTTCTCTGTAGGAATGAGGGTGTTTAAGAATTTCGGCTTTCGAGCTTACGCTGTAGGCATCTGCTGAATCAGTACGATCGTTTTGTGGTTATGAAATTATGGAAGTAGTGAAGGAATAAGTTCTCTCCCTCTAAACCATCTACGAGAAATATGTATCAAGAAGGTATTCTTCTTACATAAGCAATTCCCCAACAAAGATGCGGGGAAAAAATTCATGGATAAAATCAAGCTATAATATTGTATAGTTTTTGCTAGATGGGAATAATTCCTCCACATCATTATTCTCTTGAATGTCCTAAATGTTCTTATCCTTGTTAACGAAATTCCCCTGTTTTTTTTTCCAGTTATATCATGAAGTATAGGGCATCTACACAATCTTGTTGTTGAGTAAATCCCCATACGTTTATAGTGAAATGGACATCCACTGGCTTAAACTTCACTAAGAGAGGTACTGGATGTAGGAAAAAAAAGAAACCCACCATGACTATTTGAAACTGGAATAATAATAATTTGTATATTTATCCTTATAATATTCTATTCCACCAACTTCTAAATTGTGCAAACATCAATTCTCAGTTGAAGTGAATCGATTCTTAGTGATGTGTCTAATAATAGCCAAGGAGAATATGTAAAGCAAATACTAGCTTGCTAACTCTTTACTTGTATAGTAGGCCACTAGGCCCTTACTTGTACAAATGAACATGCTAACAGTGAAACTAATCTCTAAAATAGGAAACCTTAAAATTTATGTGATCAGATCATTGATCATATTGGCATACACCTGGAGGACTATGTATACTGCAGTTGGATTCTCACGCATCAATTACGGATACGATATGATCGACATCAGATGATTAGAGATCAAGAAAAGTCTAAATTCCACACATGAACCTATTCGATGATGCTCTATGTCTGCCCTGCATGCACTCTTTTTAAGTTTGTTAGTAATTTGTTTAACAAAATTCAAATGACAATGAGGCTTTGAAATATTTTCTAATAAATGGATTGATTAAGGCCTTGATGTACACAAAGTTTAAGTACACAAAAAATGCCATCTCACTTTCACCAAGGGCCCTGAACCCATACTAGTCCATTTTTTTTTAGCATCAGTTCTTCCAACATCTTTGAACTACAAGCCAaccaaaaagaaagaacaaaTATCATTAGTCATGAACTGATAAACCTAGCTATGTAGTCATCTCAGCCATTCTCAAGTAATGTTACTATATAACCTATGTCCGATTGTCCATCTCTTTGTTCTTCCGTTGCAGTAGAAGCCTGAGTCAATCAAAAGGATGAAATATGGAGAGCTTATAACACACTTTCACCATCAACACAAATTACGATTTGAGTATTCAGAAATACCGTTCAAATGTGATGGCTGCAAAGAAGTTGGTATTGGTTCGCGTTACAAATGCAATACCTGTGATTATGATTTACATACCCATTGTGCTCTTCCTTCCCCTTCTGTAATTCATCCTTTCTACCGGAAGTGTTCTTTCCAATTCATGTCTCGACCACCAGGTAACATCCCACGTTATTGTAATGCTTGTCAAAAAGATGTCAGTGGGTTTGTTTATCATTGCAAATTATGCGGATATGATCTTCACCCATGTTGTGCTAAGCTCCCTACAGTTCTTGACGATGGAGATTTCAAGCTTTTTCTTTATCGGAAAGTGAGTGCTTCCTGCCATAAGTGTGGACGCAAAGGACGGAGTTGGAGTTACCGTTCGAAGTGTAAGAAGTATAATTTACATGTAGCTTGTGTTAGAGAAATGCTAGTTGAGAGTTGGCATGAATTGTACTACGGGCGTGCCAATAGTAATATGAGTCAAAGTAATTGTAATACTAGCACTACTGGTAATTGTAGGAACTTGAATTGTAGTAGTAATAACAATTATGCGAAATTGGAAACGAGAATTCCTAGTTTAAAAGGCACACTTCAGAATCATCATCGAGGAAGTAAGAGGAGCAAAGTAAAGAAATGTTGCGAGATGGCTGCAATGGCTATTCAGTTCATTATATCAGCTGTTCTTGGTGATCCTACTGTTATGATTGCCGGTGTTGTTGGGTCCCTAATGTCTAAGTAATACTGTTGGTGTTGTATGTTGTCCATCAGTTGGGAACTAAAAGTTCAACAATGATGTAATAGTGTGTCATTATCCTTGTTCAAGAAATGAATCAGTTtttcactttttcttttcttttgctttgTCCTTGGTTACTAGAATCCTTTTTACTATTTCGAGAAGTATTGATAGATCATGAGTTGGACCATATGTTTCTAG includes the following:
- the LOC113289272 gene encoding uncharacterized protein LOC113289272 isoform X1, producing MKYGELITHFHHQHKLRFEYSEIPFKCDGCKEVGIGSRYKCNTCDYDLHTHCALPSPSVIHPFYRKCSFQFMSRPPGNIPRYCNACQKDVSGFVYHCKLCGYDLHPCCAKLPTVLDDGDFKLFLYRKVSASCHKCGRKGRSWSYRSKCKKYNLHVACVREMLVESWHELYYGRANSNMSQSNCNTSTTGNCRNLNCSSNNNYAKLETRIPSLKGTLQNHHRGSKRSKVKKCCEMAAMAIQFIISAVLGDPTVMIAGVVGSLMSK
- the LOC113289272 gene encoding uncharacterized protein LOC113289272 isoform X2, which translates into the protein MKYGELITHFHHQHKLRFEYSEIPFKCDGCKEVGIGSRYKCNTCDYDLHTHCALPSPSVIHPFYRKCSFQFMSRPPVLDDGDFKLFLYRKVSASCHKCGRKGRSWSYRSKCKKYNLHVACVREMLVESWHELYYGRANSNMSQSNCNTSTTGNCRNLNCSSNNNYAKLETRIPSLKGTLQNHHRGSKRSKVKKCCEMAAMAIQFIISAVLGDPTVMIAGVVGSLMSK